The DNA segment GCGTGCAGGCTTATGATTTCCGAATGCTTCGCCATAGATTGTATTCACAGCTGCAAAGTCATCCATACTATCGAGAAAAATAGTTGTTTTAACCACTTTATCTAATGAACTTCCTGCCGCTTCCAAAACCGCTTTGAGGTTTGAGATCACTTGAACACATTGTGCGCTGACATCACCGCTGAGCATCTCTCCTGCCGGGGTAAGTGCGATTTGACCGGAAGTAAAAACCATTCCGTTAGCAATTATCGCTTGCGAATAGGGTCCGATAGCTGCTGGAGCGTTTGGAGTATGAACAGATGTCATTATAGTTTCCTTTGAGTATTGATCAATTATTTTTTGTATTTTACCAAAGCATCATCAAGAATTGACTGATAATCCTCTACCGGCCAATATCCCGGCATAGAATAAATCACTTTTCCGTTATTGTCTAAAAAGTAATTCATCGGTACCATTTTTGCAGTCAAATTTTTC comes from the Sulfuricurvum sp. genome and includes:
- a CDS encoding RidA family protein, encoding MTSVHTPNAPAAIGPYSQAIIANGMVFTSGQIALTPAGEMLSGDVSAQCVQVISNLKAVLEAAGSSLDKVVKTTIFLDSMDDFAAVNTIYGEAFGNHKPARSTVAVKTLPKNALVEIDAIALI